In a single window of the Gossypium hirsutum isolate 1008001.06 chromosome D02, Gossypium_hirsutum_v2.1, whole genome shotgun sequence genome:
- the LOC107927726 gene encoding cytochrome P450 CYP749A22, producing MSALLKLAILVPCCSFIVALIRFLYDYLWRPLRLQHKMSSQGIRGPPYGFIHGNNKEATKMTKEALSKPMALRHDIFPRVQPHIYSCVNKYGRNYLSWDGNRPELVITEPELANEVLKHSVTTFPKRKPTVFVSRIFGNGLVTALGEKWVKQRKLANYAFHGESLQNMTPAVIASVETMLEKWKGYAGKEMEVYHEFRLLTSEVISRTAFGSSYLEGEKIFDMLNKLSIIRSRNLFETRIPLINKLWKSGDVLESEELSKGIQDCVMNIVKKREDEVVNRKANSFGNDFLGLLVNAYHDSDENNRLLMEDLVDECKTFYFAGQDTVNSLLAWIVFLLAIHGDWQEKARREVIEIFSNRIPDSEGMSKLKTMTMIIYETLRLYGPPNGLPRRVTKEVQLGKLVLPASIDILVQNIAPHHDPHMWGDDVHLFKPERFAEGIAKATNYNAGAFCPFGLGPRNCVGMNFAIMETKIVLSMILQRYTISLSPTYVHSPIPYITVQPQHGIQVILESLGNDA from the exons ATGAGTGCCTTGCTGAAGCTTGCAATTCTTGTCCCATGTTGTTCCTTCATCGTAGCTTTAATAAGGTTCCTTTATGATTACTTGTGGAGGCCTCTCCGTCTACAGCATAAGATGAGTTCACAGGGAATCAGAGGACCTCCCTACGGCTTCATCCATGGAAACAACAAAGAAGCTACTAAAATGACAAAGGAAGCATTAAGCAAACCTATGGCCTTGAGGCATGATATATTTCCCAGAGTGCAGCCACATATTTACTCATGTGTCAATAAATATG GGAGGAATTATCTTTCTTGGGACGGTAATCGACCGGAACTAGTGATTACAGAACCTGAACTTGCCAACGAGGTTCTCAAACATAGTGTGACAACTTTTCCAAAAAGGAAGCCTACTGTTTTTGTCAGTAGGATATTTGGGAATGGTCTTGTGACAGCTTTGGGAGAAAAATGGGTGAAGCAACGGAAGTTGGCGAATTATGCTTTTCATGGGGAAAGCTTACAG AACATGACACCAGCTGTAATTGCTAGTGTTGAAACAATGCTAGAAAAGTGGAAAGGCTATGCAGGCAAAGAGATGGAAGTGTATCATGAATTTAGATTATTGACTTCGGAAGTAATATCCAGAACAGCTTTCGGTAGCAGTTACTTGGAAGGGGAGAAGATTTTTGACATGTTGAACAAGTTGTCAATAATTAGGAGCCGAAATCTTTTCGAAACTCGAATTCCTCTGATCAA CAAATTATGGAAATCTGGGGATGTGCTAGAGTCTGAAGAACTTTCAAAGGGAATACAAGATTGTGTAATGAATATTGTTAAGAAAAGAGAAGACGAAGTTGTGAATAGAAAAGCCAATAGCTTCGGCAATGATTTTCTAGGATTACTTGTAAATGCCTATCATGATTCGGATGAAAATAACAGACTTTTAATGGAAGACTTGGTGGATGAGTGCAAAACATTCTACTTTGCTGGACAAGATACTGTTAATTCCTTACTTGCATGGATAGTCTTCCTTTTAGCAATTCATGGAGATTGGCAAGAGAAAGCAAGAAGAGAAGTGATTGAGATATTCAGTAACCGAATTCCGGATTCTGAAGGCATGTCTAAACTCAAAACT ATGACTATGATTATTTACGAAACTTTAAGATTGTATGGTCCACCAAATGGCCTACCAAGAAGGGTTACAAAAGAAGTGCAGTTGGGAAAGCTAGTCTTGCCTGCTAGCATAGATATTTTGGTTCAAAATATTGCACCTCACCATGACCCTCACATGTGGGGAGATGATGTACATCTTTTTAAACCAGAGAGATTTGCAGAAGGGATTGCCAAAGCTACCAATTACAATGCAGGTGCATTTTGTCCCTTTGGATTAGGACCTCGAAATTGTGTTGGTATGAACTTTGCAATCATGGAAACGAAGATTGTGCTCTCCATGATTCTTCAACGCTACACCATATCCCTCTCCCCTACCTATGTCCACTCACCAATACCTTATATCACCGTTCAACCACAACACGGAATTCAAGTAATACTTGAGTCACTGGGTAATGATGCTTAA
- the LOC121214438 gene encoding uncharacterized protein, translating to MVTEAVSGNEAENRQSFNNAVYADGSFFGPGTISLRKIQQFPKHDTVKLGERNFLLWKQQVLLILEGYGLHEFALGTVSILPQSLLMQKKCSLIVKLDNKSFSRMCLFRLILFNSVEILMTPSVKVIGVLELLTEAMEGFLEVEVEEGSSVILKPNVNYVNELVMLSRSVIIILMKILKDLNVVLI from the exons atggtaACTGAAGCTGTTTCTGGTAATGAAGCCGAGAATCGTCAGTCGTTTAACAACGCAGTTTATGCAGATGGTTCTTTCTTTGGTCCTGGCACTATTTCTTTAAGAAAGATTCAACAATTCCCTAAACATGATACAGTGAAACTTGGTGAGCGTAACTTTCTTTTGTGGAAGCAACAAGTCCTATTGATTCTTGAAGGATATGGCCTCCATGAGTTTGCTCTTGGTACGGTTAGCATTCTTCCACAATCTTTGCTGATGCAGAAG AAATGTTCACTGATTGTGAAGCTCGACAACAAGAGCTTCTCTCGAATGTGTCTTTTCAGGCTAATTTTGTTCAACAGCGTGGAAATACTGATGACACCATCAGTAAAAGTGATAGGGGTGCTCGAACTTCTTACAGAGGCAATGGAAGGTTTTCTTGAGGTAGAGGTCGAGGAAGGAAGTTCAGTGATACTAAAACCCAATGTCAATTATGTGAACGAGTTGGTCATGCTGTCCAGAAGTGTTATTAtcattttgatgaaaattttaaag GACCTCAATGTTGTTCTCATATGA